Genomic DNA from Flavobacterium sp. N502540:
GTTTCAAAAACGCAATTATCTATTGATGAAGCGACTAACAATCTTAACAATATCAACTTCTATCTAACCACTTTATTAAAGTTAGACCCTAACACGAAACTGCAGGTTAATGAAGCTGATTTTTTCAACTTAAAAACAAGTAATGCGCCAACATCAGATGCAATAGCTCTTGAAAACAGAAAAGATTTGGAAGCAATTCGTTTGCAGCAAAAAGCTACTGAGTCAAATATCAAAGTAGCAAAAGCAGCCTATTATCCTACATTAGCCTTACTTGGCGGTTATACAGCTCTGGACCTAAAAGACATTATAACGGTGAGATATGCTATGAACTTTGGATTAGGTTTAACTTATGACTTATCCGGAATTTACAAAAACAGTGCTCATGTACGAGTAGCGGAAAGCAAAGCTCTAGAAGTTAAAAATAGTGAGGCTGTAATGACGGATCGTATTAAAGTTGAAGTTCAAAAATCAATTGAAGATTATGATTTGGCTATAAATCAAAGTGTGGTTTATGATGAAGCGCTTCAACAAGCAAGTGAAAATTACAGACTTGTAAAAGATAAGTTTGACAATGGTTTATCAGACACTAATGATTTGGTTGAAGCTGACGTTGAACAGTTAAGCGCTAAAATAAATACAGCACTATCAAAAGCTACTATTATTCAAAAATATTACGAATTACTTTCGGTATCCGGACAATTATCACAATCATTCAATCTTTCTAAAATATAATCGACAGCTCTCATGGAAAAGAAAAAAACAAATACTAAATTCATCATTATACTAGCCGTTTTGGTTTTAGTGGGCGGAACTTACGGAATAACTAAGTACATGCATTCTTTAGCTCACGAAGAAACGGACGATGCTCAAATCGAGAAAAAAATGAATCCGATTATTCCAAGAGTATCGGGATATATTAGTAAAGTATACGTAAAAGATAATGATTTTGTAAAAAAAGGTGATACTTTGTTTACGATTGATAAAAGAGATTATCAGTTAAAAATCGATGAGGCTAATGCTGCTTTATTAGGTGCTGAAGGACAATACGAAGCTGCAAAAGCTGATATTGGAAGCGCCAATGCAAGCATCTCTGTATCGGATGCGCAAATGAAATCTGCAACAGGTTCTATAGAAAGCGCAAAAATCAGATTAAGACAAATTACAAACGACTACAACCGTTACAATAATTTGTACAAAACACATACGATTACAAAACAACAATACGAACAGGCTCTGTCTGCAAAAGAAGAAGCTGAAAACCAGGTACGTGTTTTGCAAGATCAACAACGAGCTAGTTCTTACCAAAAAACAGTAATTCAATCCAAATCAAAAGTTTCTGACAAACAAACTGAAGTAGCTTCCGCTAATATCAAAAAAGCGAAAACAATGTTAGATGTTGCTCATTTAAACCTTAGCTATACGGTTGTAACTGCTGCAATTGACGGTCAGGTTTCTAAAGTAGATATTCAACCGGGACAATTAGTTCAACCGGGACAATCTTTATTTTACATCATCAACAACAATGAAGCTTGGGTTGTGGCTAACTTTAAAGAAACACAATTGAACAAAATGGTTGCCGGACAAAAAGTAAGTCTAAAAGTTGATGCTTATCCAAACTATGAGTTTAAAGGAACTGTAACTTCGTTTTCTCCTGCAACAGGATCACGTTTTTCTTTATTACCTCCTGATAACGCAACCGGTAACTTCGTAAAAACAATTCAAAGACTACCCGTAAAAATTAGTTTAGACGAATCAAACGATCCGGAGAAAGTAAAATTACTAAGACCAGGGATGAATGTTGATGTAGATGTACATTTAAAATAAAATAATGGCAGCAGTACAAGCAGACGAAGATTTAGTAGAATACGGATACAGACGTGTCATCATTACGATTACGGCAGTACTTTGTGCCTTGCTTGAAATTGTAGATACGACAATTGTAAACGTAGCACTAACAGACATGCGAGGTAGCCTTGGCGCTACTTTAACTGATGTGGCCTGGGTAATTACAGCATACGCCATCGCGAATGTGATTGTAATTCCGATGACGAGCTGGCTTTCGCAACAATTTGGAAGACGTAATTATTTTGTGGCTTCTATCATAATATTTACGGTCTGTTCCTTTTTATGCGGAAACGCCACCAACATATGGGAACTGGTAGCCTTTAGATTTGTTCAGGGTATGGGTGGAGGCGCCTTACTCGTAACCGCACAGACCATTATCACCGAAAGTTATCCTGTAGCAAAACGTGGAATGGCTCAGGCTATTTACGGAATGGGGGTAATTGTTGGACCAACTTTAGGACCGCCATTAGGAGGATATTTAGTAGACAACTACTCCTGGCCTTATATTTTTTACATTAATATTCCATTGGGGATTATCGCTACAATTTTAGCTTTAACGTTTGTAAGAAGTCCTAAATATGGAGAAAAATTAAAAGCCAATCAGGTTGACTGGTGGGGAATTATATTGCTTGCAGCCTTTATCGGGTCTTTGCAATTCGTTCTGGAGCATGGACAACAAGACGATTGGTTCAACGATTCAACTATCATAACTTTAAGTGTGGTTACGGTTTTAGGATTGGTCTTATTTATCTGGAGAGAGCTTACTTATAAATATCCCATCGTAAACTTAAGTGTTCTAAAGGACGGAAATCTTAGAATAGGAACCGTAATGTGTTTCATTCTTGGTTTTGGTCTGTACGGATCTACTTTAATTATCCCAATCTACACGCAGTCTATTTTAGGATGGACCGCAACAGATGCCGGATTATTATTGATTCCGGGATCTATTACCACAGCAGTCATGATGCCTTTTGTGGGGAATATGATTCAGAGAGGAGTTCCTCAGGGATATATGGTGGGAGTAGGATTTTTGGTCTTCTTTTTCTTCACCTTTATGATGCAGACCCGAATGACACCCGATACCGGAGTTGAACATATGTACTGGCCTTTAATTTTAAGAGGAATTGGTTTAGGATTACTTTTTGTACCTATTACTACACTCTCTCTATCTACCTTAAAAGGAAAACATATTGGTGAAGGAGCTGCTTTTACCGGAATGATGCGACAATTAGGAGGTTCTTTTGGTATTGCAATCATTACCACTTTTATCACCCGTTTGAGTCAGGAACACCGAGTGAACTTACTAACCAATTTAGATCCTGCAAACTACGATGTGCAACAACGTATTGCCGGAATGCAAAGAGCTTTTATGTCTAAAGGATATAGCGCAGATGTTGCACTGAAAAAAGCCTATCAGGTACTGGAATATTCTGTAATGAAACAAAGTACCGTAATGGCTTATATGGATATTTTCATGTATCTCGGAATTATGTTCTTATGCTGTATTCCAATTATTCTTTTAATCAAAAAAGGAAAAAACAAGATTAATCCTGCCGATGCAATGCATTAATAACAATTGATTTATAATACGTAAAAACGCCGAATTCAAAAATCGAATTCGGCGTTTTTCTTTTAAATATATTCGATCCATCATAAAGGGATTAAAATCCCTCCCTACAATATGATTCGAGCCTACTGCTCTTCAAAAAATCTCAGAAACTTAGCATCTTAGTCACTTAGAACCTTTAAAAAAATCTATCTCGTAAAAACCAGATGATTCCCCTTCGAAAGGTTAGCATCAAACTGATAACCTTCGTAATTAAATCCTTTTAAATCTTCAATAGTTTCAGCATTAGTATCAATAATATAACGCACCATCATCCCTCTAGCCTTCTTCGCAAAGAAACTGATCATTTTGAGTTTTCCGTCTTTATAATCTTTAAAGTCCGGCGTGATCACAGGAACTTTTAAAGCTTTCACATCTACCGCTGAGAAGTACTCGTTACTCGCTAAATTAACAAACAACTCTCCTTTAGATAACTCTTTATTTAATGCTTTTGTCACAGTTGGTTTCCAAAACTCGTGTAGATTTTTATACTCCCCTACCGATAATTTTGTTCCCATTTCCAGACGGTAAGCCTGCATTAAATCTAATGGTTTCAAAACTCCGTAAAGTCCCGACAGAATTCGAAGTTTACTTTGAAGAACGTCCAGTTTCTCCACCGGAATAGTATAAGCATCTAAACCAGTATAAACGTCTCCATCAAAAGTATACACTGCCGGACGGGCGTTTTCAGGCGTAAACGGTGTTTTCCAATCCTGATTTCTTTTCCAGTTCAAATCAGATAACTTATCTGAGATCGACATTAATTCTGATAATTCAGCAGGTTTTTTAGTCTTTAATATTTTATGAACCACGCGGGCTTCTTTTAAAAAAGCAGGTTCTGTATGTTGAGTAGTAGGTAATTCTTTTTCGAAATTTAATGACTTCGCAGGCGATATAACAATTTTCATGTGTGCATTTTTATATACCTCAAAAATACAAATTGAATTTTTAAAAATAACAGATCTGAATTGATTTGTTCGATCGCATTATAAAGGTTCCTTTTCGCCACGAATTCACGAATTAACTTTTTTAAATTAAATAAAATCCGTGAGTTGTTTCGCATATTCACATTACTAAATATTTATTTTGCCACAAATTTTCGCTAATTTCTGTTTCTATACCTAATCTAATTCACAGAAATTCGTGTAATTAGTGGCAACCTTTCTTCTATTAATAAAATCCTAGCACACAAACTGTGAATTTATTCAAAAAAGTGAGCCTTAGATTATAATAGGCATTTTCTATGTCGTAAATTTGCAACCATAAAATTCCAAAAACATTTTCAATGCAAAATTGAAAGTTGTATTCTAAATAATAGCCACGAATTAACTTTTTTAAAATAATTCGTGAATTCGTGGCAGAGAAAAATTTAGATCATGACAAAAATCTTGTACCAGCTGGAAAGTTATCAAATAATGGGAATTTTATTTGATGTTCATAGAAATTTAGGTGGAGGCTTTTCTGAAATCGTATATAAAGATGCTTTAGAATATGAATTTAAGAAAGCGAATATTCCATTTGAAAGAGAAAAAGAATATTTGGTAAACTATAAAGACATAATATTGAATCACAGATTTTATGCTGATTTTATTTTGTTTGATAAAATTGTACTTGAAGTAAAATCGAGTGAATTTTTACATCCAAAATACATTTCACAATGTCTTAATTATCTCAAAGTTTCTAAAACGCATTTAGCAATTTTAGCGAACTTCAATTCTGTCTCACTTGAATACAAACGTATTATTTTATAAAATTAGTGAATTCGTGGCTATACAAACAAATTATAAAACTGCTTTACAACATAAAATCTTCGATATCATTTCGAAGGCATCCCGGGAACTCAACGTTGACAGTTACGTCATCGGAGGTTTTGTTCGGGATTTACTTTTAAACAGAGGTTCAAAAAAAGATATTGATGTTGTTGCTGTAGGCAGCGGTATTGAATTGGCTTTAAAAGTTTCTGAATTATTGCCCAACAAACCAAAGGTACAAGTTTTTAAAACCTATGGAACTGCCATGCTTCGTTTTGAAGATACCGATATTGAATTTGTCGGAGCAAGAAAAGAATCTTACAGTTCAGACAGCCGAAATCCAGTAGTGGAGAACGGAACTCTGGAAGACGATCAAAACCGTCGTGATTTTACGATTAATGCTTTGGCTTTATCATTAAACGAGGAAAACTTCGGAGATCTTTCTGATCCTTTTAATGGTTTGTCTGATTTAGAGAACAAAATCATCAAAACCCCTTTAGATCCGGACATCACTTATTCTGATGATCCACTGCGCATGCTGCGTGCGATTCGTTTTGCCACACAATTGAATTTCGAAATCGAAGAAAATTCATTAAATGCCATCACAAAAAATGCCGATCGCATTAAAATTATTTCAGGTGAGAGAATTGTTGACGAATTAAACAAAATTCTCTCCACTCCTAAACCTTCAACTGGCTTTTTGCTATTGTACAAGACGGGACTTTTAGATTTAATTTTACCTGAATTAACAGCATTAAATCAAGTCGAAGAAATTGAAGGTCATACTCATAAAAACAACTTTTATCACACACTGGAAGTGGTCGATAATATTTGCCCGAATACAGACGATGTATGGTTACGCTGGGCAGCTTTATTACACGATATTGGAAAAGCACCTACAAAACGTTTCAATAAAAAACAAGGCTGGACTTTTCACGGGCATGAGTTTTTAGGTGGGAAGATGACTAAAAAAATCTTCGAACGTCTGCACATGCCGTTGAATCACAAAATGAAATTTGTGCAAAAAATGGTTATCATGAGTTCGCGCCCGATTGTTTTGGCTGACGACATCGTAACCGATAGTGCAGTGCGCCGTTTGGTGTTTGATGCCGGTGAAGATGTCGAAAATCTAATGACTTTGTGTGAGGCAGATATCACCACCAAAAATCCGTCAAAGTTTAAAAAATACCATAAAAACTTCGAAATCGTCCGCAAAAAAATCGTTGAAGTCGAAGAACGCGATCATGTTCGTAATTTTCAACCGCCCATTTCGGGTGAAGAAATTATGGAAATCTTTGATTTGAAGCCTTCAAGAGAAATCGGAATTTTGAAAGAAGCTGTAAAAGAAGCAATTCTCGAAGGTGACATTCCAAATGAATATCAGGCTGCTTATGATTTTGTGATTAAAAGAGCTGAGAAGTTAGGCTTAAAAAAAGTATAAAGAATTAAGTATTATTTTATAAAATGAAAAAAGAAAATAAATCAGTAATCATCTGGTTGCTATCAGGTTGTGTTTTACTATTTTTAATGGTTGTTGTTGGCGGAATTACCCGTCTGACCAACTCAGGTTTATCCATGACCGACTGGCATTTGGTAACGGATACTTTTCCTCCACTGACAGAAGCAAAATGGAATGAAGCATTTGAACAATACAAGAAATTCCCTGAATATCAAAAAATCAACATACACAACGATTTTCAGCTTTCAGATTATAAATTCATCTATTTCTGGGAATGGTTTCACCGCTTTATCGGTCGTATTATCGGACTGGTTTTCTTTGTCCCTTTTGTTTATTTTTTAATTCGAAAAAAACTCGATCGTCCAACCATAAACAAATGTATTGTTCTTTTGGCAATGGGAGGTTTTCAGGGGTTCTTAGGCTGGTTTATGGTACGCAGCGGATTAATCGATAATCCGGATGTTAGTCATTTCAGACTTTCTCTTCATCTTACTTTTGCCTTTATTACTTTTGCTTATACACTTTGGGTTGCCTTAGATTTAATTTATCCGGAACGCAATGTTTATAAAATAATTCCGCTTCGTAATATCGCAAGAATTGCTCTTGTCGCTTTACTGATTCAAATTATTTACGGCGGATTTGTAGCCGGTCTTAATGCCGGTTTAATACACAATCACTGGCCTTTAATGAGTGACGGACAATTTATTCACGATTCCGTTTTTATTGAACAATCTACTCTGGTTAAAAACTTAATCGAAGGAAAAAGCGGAGTTCAGTTTGTACATAGAACTTTTGCTTATGTAGTAGTGGCTCTTATCCTTTTCTTATATTACAAAGGAACTCAAGTTTCTCTTACCAGAAATCAGTCTAAAGGAATCAACGTTCTTCTTGTTTTTGTTTTCATTCAGTTCTTACTGGGCGTTTTTACACTTTTATACAGCGTCCCTTTAGCTTTAGGATTAATTCATCAAATTATGGCCTTTTTCCTTTTGAGTGCCATGACCTACACTTTGCACCGATTAAGTAAATAATAACTTAAATTATACAGAAAGAGCTGGAAAAAAATTCCAGCTCTTTTTTTATACCAATATATGCTTAAAATATGTGTTGGGCCTATGGCTTTCTATATGGGACGCATTAATTTTGGACGGATTAAAATCCGTCCTACAAAATGTGTCGAGCTATGGCTCTTTTCTTAAATTATTGAACCTACTGAAACACATCAAAAAATTCCGAAAGAATGGCAAATAATACAGCACGAGATTTTAATCCATTGAAATAAAAAAATTACCCCAACCAATTTTTAAAGTCCTGCACTTTCTCGCGGCTCACAATTACCTCATCCTCTTTATAAGTAGGTAAAATTACCTTTAACCGTGAATTGGTATAAACTTGAATTTCTTTTATGGCGGTAAGCGGAACAATGAATTTTCGGCTAACGCGAAAGAAATCTTTTTTATCGATTTCCTGCTCCAGGATTTCCAAAGTCGAATCAATTAAATAATTTCTATTATCAAAAGTATGAATGTAGGTTCCTTTATTTTCACTAAAGAAACACTCAATTTCGTCTGTTGTAATAACCTTTAAATGCTGTCCAATTTTAACCGTAAACCGTTTTTTATAATTCTTTTCAAAAGGGTTCGACAACATTTGGCGAATTTGTTCAAAATCAAGCTGCAAATTTGAAGTATCCGCAGTTGTTTTAGGCAATCTTGTTCTGAATTTCGCAACAGCAACTTCCAGATCATCTTCATCAATGGGTTTTAAAAGATAATCAATACTGTTTAATTTAAATGCTTTTAGGGCGTATTCATCATAAGCCGTGGTAAAAATAATGGCGCTCTGAATATTTATTTTTTCGAAAATTTCAAACGATAAACCATCAGACAATTGAATATCCAGAAATATGAGATCCGGATGTTCATTATTTTCAAACCAATAAACGGATTCTTCAACAGAATGTAACATGGTCTTTACAGCAATATCTAACTTTTCTAGTTTTCGTTGTAGTAATCTTGCTGCCGGTTTTTCGTCTTCTATAATTAATGTGGTCATTTCGTAAGATGCAAAAATTAAAAATTCAGTTTAAAATTACTTCCATTTATTTTTATTTTCAGCCTCTTTCTTCATTATTTTTTGAATTTTCTTTTGCTCCCAATCTCTATTGAAAAAAACATCAGGGCCAAAAACGGAAATTCCATGAATCACTAAAGCAATTCCCCAAAAAAATGCAGTCGAGTAAATTTCCCAATCACGGAATCCTCTAATTACAAAATGATCTCCTACATAACTTTGATTCAGACTTGAAACAATGATGATAATGTTCACCAATATATAAACTCTTAAATGTGAATAAAAGCCTTTAATTCTTTTTACTTTTTTGTATGCCAAATTGAAACTTTCGTCTGTACTAAACTCATGTGAATAATCTTCGTACATCTGTCTTCTAAACTGTCCCATATTATTTTGATTTAAAAATTATTGCCATTTTGTGTTATTGTTCTGTGCCTCTCTATCCATATATTTTTGGATCTTTTTTTGTTCCCATTCACTGCTGAAAAAAATATCAGGACCAAATACGGTGAAAGCATGAATGACTAAAGCTACTCCCCAGCAGATCGCTGTCGAATAAGTACGCCAGTCTAACAATCCGTTTTCATAAACACTATGACTGAAATAATCTCTGTTTAAATTAGAAACTATAATGATGGCATTCACAATCAAATACACTTTTAAGTGTGTGTAAAAGCCTTTGATTTTCTTCACTTTTCTGTAGGCTAAATTATAACTTTCGTCTGTACTAATTTCATCCTTGTAAACTTCGTACCTGTCTCTTCTATATCGTCTCATTTTACTATAATTATTGCCATTTATTTTTATTCTCTCTCTCTTTTTCCATCAGTTCTTTGATCTTTTTCTCTTCCCAGTCTTTTCCGAGAACCGGAAACACTTTAAAAACTTTCAGACCGTGAAAAACCACTCCAACTCCCCACCACATTAAGGGCCAGTAAAACCATAAATGCCTTGGTGATGTATAAAGATTGATAAAAATCAGAACAAGATTTACAATAACGTATGCGGTTAAATTGCCATAGAAACCTTTGATTTCCTCCACTCTCTTCTTGGCGAGGTAATATTTATCCTCTTCATTCAAATTTACTTCCATGATTACTCCCATTTTTGTTTTTTTTCTTTTTTCTCTAAGATGCTCTTCATTTTACGCTCTTCCCACTCTTCTCCAAAAATTTTAAAAGAAGCGAATATCTCTATTGCCGATACCACAAAAACAGTGGTCCAGATACTCATGACAAATCCGTTCAGATATTGTACAGGAAAAATATTAAGTGGAAGTCCAAAATAATCTTTTAAAATATAAAGTATAAGACCTGCACTATAGAAAATCACATGGGTGTAAAAAGCCTTTAACTTCACCACCTTTTTACTTGCCATCTTTTGAAGTTCGAAATCTTCCTGTTCCTTATTAAAATTAGTTTCCATAATTATTCTCAGGTTTTCTTAATTTTTCTTTTTCCAAAATTTCTTTGATTTTCTTCTCTTCCCAATCTTTACTGAAAAAGGGCGGAATATCAAACACTGTCAGTCCATGAATGACTACTCCTACTCCCCAACCCAAAACGCACCAGACAAACCATAAATATTCAGGAGAGGTTATAAGATTTATTGTTATCAGAATAATGTTTACCATAATGAAAACCGCCAGATGCTCGTAAAACTCTCTAATTTCTTTTACTTTTTTCTTGGCCTGATAAAAACGTTCTGCTTCTATAAAATCCTTTTCCATGGCTACTTCCAGTTTTTTTGTTTGTTTTCACGTTCCAGAATCTCTCTTATTTTTCGTTCTTCCCAATCTGAGCTGTACCCAAATACTTTAAAAGCATGCATGACAACTCCAAACCCCCAACCTAAAGCCGAGAACCAAAACCACTGAAATCCAGGAGAGTACCTCAAATTTATAAAAATTAAAAATGGTACCACACAACAATATGAAATTACGTTACCGTAAAAACCTTTTAGTTCCTCTACTCTTTTCTTAGCTCTGAAATAAGCTTTATTTTCATCGCTATATTCTGCACTTGTTTCCATAACTGTAATTTGTTTGGTTAAAATTGGAATTTTTACAGTGAAATTTTCTTCGTTTTGTTCAATCAGAACCTTTCTATTAGTTACAATTGAATATCGGTTAACAATGTTCTGCAATCCTACTCCCTGTCTGTCCTGTAAAACTTCTTTCTTCTGAAAATCATTTTGTATCGCCAGATAATCTCCCTCTACAAAAATCCTGATATGCAACGGTTTTTGCTCGCTAACGATATTGTGTTTTACCGTATTCTCTAATAAAAGCTGCAAGGATAGCGGAACTACTTTTGCATCGGGATTAATATTTGTCGTTGGTAATTCATAAAACAAACTGTTCTCGAATCGCATTTTAAGCAAATTCATATAGGTTTTAGCAAACGACAGTTCATCTTCAACAGAAACCAGCTCTTTGTCTTTTTGCTCTAAAACATAGCGATAGATTTTAGACAAAGATGTTGTAAATCGTTGTGCATTATCCGGGTTTTCTTCAATTAAAGAACTAAGAACGTTTAAACTGTTAAAAAGAAAATGTGGGTCTATTTGATTTTTTAAACTTTCGAATTTAGCATTTGCCGTTCCTGCAATAATTTTTTGCTGTGTTACCTCAAATTTGGATGCCTGTTTCCACTTCACCATAAAGCTTCGGGCCTGCATAAAAGTGGATACTCCGAGAGACAGAATCACATAAAAGAGGTGAGCCCAAATCATCCTTTCACTAAAAAACTGATCCGGCGGAAGATGCTGAACAAATACACAAACAACATAATTGATTCCCAAAACAACCGGAACGGTATACAATATAGTAATCAAAATTCCGTAGTACACCCTTAGATTGGTTTGTTCCAGCCAATCCCACTTTTTGTCTAAAAGAACGTTAATAAATCCATTGCCAAAGCCCAGTCCGAAAGAATAAAGGCAGCTTATTCCAAACGTATACAATACATTTTTCACGTTTAAATCGGTGCCTAAAAAAGCGCAGAACAAAACGGTAAAGACCATAGAAATCTTGAAACACATAAGAGTTCCACTTTTTAATTCAGCAAACGAGTTTCTATGATCTTTCATTCTATTCTTTTGGTATTAAATTATTTTTTACAATTCTTTTGCGTTTCCAAAGCTCTTTCTAATCCCCATTTTGGAGAAAAAGGTGTCGCTGGTTTAAAAGTAGCAAAAAGTTCGACAGCTTTATCCACTTGTGCACATAACGGTTTGGTATCAACCCCTGACCATTTTGCTCCTCCAATCTGATAATCCGCTTCACCAAAAACAATTCTCGGATTATTCGGATCTATCGCTTTTCCTTTTGCATAAGCTTCCATCACCTTAGCCGAATATTTCATTCCGTTTGTCATTGGATCAGCTACTACCCACGCTGTATAGATTAGAGCCTGCATTGCATATAATTCGGCATTATTTTGATCCTTAATAAATTCCGTATCCAGTGCATCTTGCGCTTTCGTCAGCAGCAAATCGATTTTCGTTTTATCTTTTTCAGAAAATGCTGCTGTAGTGTTGATTAAGGCTACATAGTAATTTGGCAGGTAACTGTTTTTTTCTGCTGCTGCAATTCTTTCAAACATAGCCGAAGCTTCCGTATTTTTTCCTTCTTTCCAAAGCCCGAAAGCTTTTCCCATTCCTTGTTCAAATTGTGTTTGTGCAGATATTAAACTGCAGATAAATAAAGTAATAATGGTAATAATCTTGGTCATGATTTCTTGTTTTTAAAGTTGTTAAATATTTTAAATTTTGATAATCTAAGTTTTTATTGATGATTAAAACTCTTTTTTTTTAGGTTCAAAGGTTCAGAGTTCCAAAGCGGCAAAGTTTTTATTTTCTTATCCGTTAACCTTTGTCTATTTGTTCCTTTTAATTTATACTTCAAAAGTATATCGGATTTTATTCTTTTAAAATTAAATGATACCGAGTTGTTGATTTTGATGACTGAATTGTTTTTTTCTGAGGTGCAAAGATGCAAAGCTACAAAGGTTCAAAGATTCTAAACCTGGCTAAAGTATTTCTTGCACGAACCTAATTATGTCCTTCAATTTTCAAAACCTTTGGACCTCTGCATCTTTGAACCTTTGTAACTATAAAGCTTTAAAGATTCTTCAACTGATTCTCGTTTTTATTCTGACTGATGGTCCAGAAGAAACCAACGAAGAAAAAGCGATCTGCGGTTGGTATAATGGCTTGTCTGTTATAAACTCCGTTGGTATCGGGATTTCTTGCGTAATCATATCCAAAAACATTTTGAGTTCCCAATACATTTGAAACAGAGAAATACAGGATTTTTTGAGTGGTTAATAAATAGGCCCAGTTGAAGCTCAAACTATTATACGCTTTTGTTCTTCCATTCATGAACTGTGTCTGATTTGGATCGTTGTACGGACGTCCGGAGCTGAAACTGTTCGTAAAACCAATCTGAGATTTCCAATCGGTAATAAAATATTTGGTTACGACAGACAGAGTATGATGAGCCACAAAACCAGGAGTTACCATCGCTGGAAAATTCTTGTACTGTCTCTCTGAATCGATATAAGAATAAGAAATCCAGTATTCCAGGTTTTTATGCAGATTGCTGTCTCTCCAAAACAAATCCAATCCTTTTGCATAGCCCGAACCGTTGTTGTTGAAAACCGAATTATACTGAATATCTCTCGTATTGTATTGTACTAAATTGCTATAGTCTTTATAGTAAGCCTCTGCTCTAAAAGTTTGCCCCGGTTTGGTGAACTGATAATTCAAGATATAATGTCTCGCTTTTTCACTTTCAAACTGATGGTATTTAGAGTATTTAATATAATCGACTACTGGTGTCTGTGTAAAATCTCCGTAAGCAAATGAAAACTGACTCGTTTTCGAAATTTTATAAGCCAAAGAAGCT
This window encodes:
- a CDS encoding TolC family protein translates to MKISQLMLFGVFFIGISSIEAQEKTSLTLGEAVQMAWEKSNEVTLANSKVNTKKYELKSVKDNQYPDIKISGQYQRLTKASISMPNQGENASIASPDRAIFGMATLSLPLFSGFKIQNSIDAYDNLYEAENATAAKTKEDVALKVITYYTALYKAQKTLDVLNENQKSAKQRVTDFTELEKNGIIPRNDLLKSQLLVSKTQLSIDEATNNLNNINFYLTTLLKLDPNTKLQVNEADFFNLKTSNAPTSDAIALENRKDLEAIRLQQKATESNIKVAKAAYYPTLALLGGYTALDLKDIITVRYAMNFGLGLTYDLSGIYKNSAHVRVAESKALEVKNSEAVMTDRIKVEVQKSIEDYDLAINQSVVYDEALQQASENYRLVKDKFDNGLSDTNDLVEADVEQLSAKINTALSKATIIQKYYELLSVSGQLSQSFNLSKI
- a CDS encoding HlyD family secretion protein — translated: MEKKKTNTKFIIILAVLVLVGGTYGITKYMHSLAHEETDDAQIEKKMNPIIPRVSGYISKVYVKDNDFVKKGDTLFTIDKRDYQLKIDEANAALLGAEGQYEAAKADIGSANASISVSDAQMKSATGSIESAKIRLRQITNDYNRYNNLYKTHTITKQQYEQALSAKEEAENQVRVLQDQQRASSYQKTVIQSKSKVSDKQTEVASANIKKAKTMLDVAHLNLSYTVVTAAIDGQVSKVDIQPGQLVQPGQSLFYIINNNEAWVVANFKETQLNKMVAGQKVSLKVDAYPNYEFKGTVTSFSPATGSRFSLLPPDNATGNFVKTIQRLPVKISLDESNDPEKVKLLRPGMNVDVDVHLK
- a CDS encoding MDR family MFS transporter, which codes for MAAVQADEDLVEYGYRRVIITITAVLCALLEIVDTTIVNVALTDMRGSLGATLTDVAWVITAYAIANVIVIPMTSWLSQQFGRRNYFVASIIIFTVCSFLCGNATNIWELVAFRFVQGMGGGALLVTAQTIITESYPVAKRGMAQAIYGMGVIVGPTLGPPLGGYLVDNYSWPYIFYINIPLGIIATILALTFVRSPKYGEKLKANQVDWWGIILLAAFIGSLQFVLEHGQQDDWFNDSTIITLSVVTVLGLVLFIWRELTYKYPIVNLSVLKDGNLRIGTVMCFILGFGLYGSTLIIPIYTQSILGWTATDAGLLLIPGSITTAVMMPFVGNMIQRGVPQGYMVGVGFLVFFFFTFMMQTRMTPDTGVEHMYWPLILRGIGLGLLFVPITTLSLSTLKGKHIGEGAAFTGMMRQLGGSFGIAIITTFITRLSQEHRVNLLTNLDPANYDVQQRIAGMQRAFMSKGYSADVALKKAYQVLEYSVMKQSTVMAYMDIFMYLGIMFLCCIPIILLIKKGKNKINPADAMH
- the yaaA gene encoding peroxide stress protein YaaA, with translation MKIVISPAKSLNFEKELPTTQHTEPAFLKEARVVHKILKTKKPAELSELMSISDKLSDLNWKRNQDWKTPFTPENARPAVYTFDGDVYTGLDAYTIPVEKLDVLQSKLRILSGLYGVLKPLDLMQAYRLEMGTKLSVGEYKNLHEFWKPTVTKALNKELSKGELFVNLASNEYFSAVDVKALKVPVITPDFKDYKDGKLKMISFFAKKARGMMVRYIIDTNAETIEDLKGFNYEGYQFDANLSKGNHLVFTR
- a CDS encoding GxxExxY protein, with product MTKILYQLESYQIMGILFDVHRNLGGGFSEIVYKDALEYEFKKANIPFEREKEYLVNYKDIILNHRFYADFILFDKIVLEVKSSEFLHPKYISQCLNYLKVSKTHLAILANFNSVSLEYKRIIL
- a CDS encoding CCA tRNA nucleotidyltransferase; translation: MAIQTNYKTALQHKIFDIISKASRELNVDSYVIGGFVRDLLLNRGSKKDIDVVAVGSGIELALKVSELLPNKPKVQVFKTYGTAMLRFEDTDIEFVGARKESYSSDSRNPVVENGTLEDDQNRRDFTINALALSLNEENFGDLSDPFNGLSDLENKIIKTPLDPDITYSDDPLRMLRAIRFATQLNFEIEENSLNAITKNADRIKIISGERIVDELNKILSTPKPSTGFLLLYKTGLLDLILPELTALNQVEEIEGHTHKNNFYHTLEVVDNICPNTDDVWLRWAALLHDIGKAPTKRFNKKQGWTFHGHEFLGGKMTKKIFERLHMPLNHKMKFVQKMVIMSSRPIVLADDIVTDSAVRRLVFDAGEDVENLMTLCEADITTKNPSKFKKYHKNFEIVRKKIVEVEERDHVRNFQPPISGEEIMEIFDLKPSREIGILKEAVKEAILEGDIPNEYQAAYDFVIKRAEKLGLKKV